The sequence CGGCCTTTTTCTTAGCTGTCGACGTTGCCGCTTTCAGCGACTCTTTTTTGGTGACGGCCTTACCGGCGGCCTTTTTCTTGCCTGTCGACACAGTTGCATTTACAGGTTCCTTTTTTTCAATGGCATTAATAGCCTTCCTCTTCACCTGCGTCGCCGTCTGTTTCACTGTGACGTCTGAGGTATCCTTCAGGTTTTCTTCGGCAAATGTCCGGAACAGGCATGCTACAAGGAAAGCAGCCATAAAAATAAATACCTTTTTGGTAAAATCGGTAATACTTGGATTCAACATCATTTCCTCCCCGTTTGTTTGATACTTCCAATGTAACAGATAATGGTGATGTTTCGGGCATAGCGGCTGGTATGTTTTTTTATGCTTTTTGGTATAATACCGTCGTGAGAAAAAGGATGATGTTGTTTAAAAGGTTCTGATCGGGGTATAATGCCGAATGGAATTGTATTTCCTTTTAAAAGACGTAATAGCGATCACCGGGCTTTCGGCTTCGAATATACGTCAGAAAATCGCCAATTATTCCTATACGGTTGAAAAACAATACGTCAACAGGTCAAAGGCATTTATCGGTATAAAACCCGACGCCTCTTCGGCTACATCGCCGAGGGTATTCAGCTATTCCCATATCGGGATGCTCCTCTACACGAAAAGCAAACCCGGCAAGCCGTCCGGGGGAGAAAACAAGCTACCGCAGGATATCGATTACGAGGCGTATCTGAAAAAGGATCATCCCGATGTGTATGAAAAACTGAAAGCACTTGAAGAGAAAAATATCACCATTGCCGTCGTTACTTCCATGCAATAAACTGTAACATATATGTTATAGTTTCAGCCGATACGCCGTCACTTTCTCCCGACAATCCTGAAAAGTTCTTCCTTTGAAATCCGGTACCAGAGGGGCCTTCCGTGCGGGCAGCGGGCGTCTTGCAGGGCAAAGACACCTTTTAGAATTTCGGTCGCAGTTATGGAGTCGACCTCATCGCCGTCTTTGATCGCGCCCCGGCATGCCGCAAGACTGCACAGCCTGTGTTCGATTTCCTCGATCGTACCGTTATTCCCCTTGAGCAATTCAATGAGATCGCTTGAGGGAATCGAATGATAATGGGCGGGGAGTGCGGTGATTTCATAACAGGCGGTTCCCACTTTTTCGAGTCTTATGCCGAGTGATTCGAAGGATTTCATGTCCGCGGAAAGCTGAGTTTCTTCATCGGGGGTGAGGTCGAAGGAGACGGGAAAAAGAAGCTCCTGCGCGGATGCATCTTTTTCTTTGAGTTCATCAAAGAGAAGCCGTTCGTGTGCCGCATGCTGGTCTACCAGGTAAAGGTTTTCACCGTATTCGGCAACGAGAAAGAGCCCGAACGCACGTCCCAGATAATGTGGGACAATTGTCGTAACGATTTTTTCCTCTGCAAAGGATGCCGTCCGGTCGTTTTTTATTGTTTCGCGGGCTTTATCCGATGACAGGCCGCCGGAAAAGGGAAATGATTTTTCTTTTACCACCCCGGAAGCCGTATCGAACACGAGCGGCTTCTGGTTCTCCGTGTCTCCGGTCACGAAAGACGTTCGTGTCGAAATACCGATGTGAAAACGGGAAAGGAAGGTCGTAAGGAGGGTAATGAGGACGGACCTGATCTGGGGAATGATACGTATCCTGCATTCCTTTTTCGCCGGATGTATGTTGAAATCGACGAGTTCTGGTTCGATATCGAGAAAGACGAACGCGACCGGGTAATCCTTGCCGGGCATTGAGGAACGGTAACCGTATTCGACCGCCTGGATGAGGCCGTATTCGTACACCCGCCGTTTGTTGACGAATATTTGAATATACCGTTTGTCTTTTTTGCATACGGAAGGCGATGCCGCGATAAGGCGGAGGGAGAAATGAGGGGCCGATTCCTCGAGAATGTGGAGGGATGAGGGAGGAATACCATCACCGTATGCCGCAGCCACACGGGCGACGGGATCCGTTGCGGGGAGGGAAATTTTAAGTGTGTTGTTCGAAAAATAACGAAATCCGACGCCGGGGAAGGGGAGTGCCTTGTCGATATAGACCGCCCTGCACATGGCACTTTCTCCGGAGACCGATTTCAGAAATTTTTTGCGGGCGGGCATGTTGTGAAAAAGGTCACCGGCATCGACGGTGGTTCCCTTCGCGGCCGCCCGGGGCTCGAGCGATACGAGTTTTCCACCGTGAACGATAAGGCGGTTGCCGCATTCGGCGCCGGGTGCGGTGGATATAATTTCAAGCCTGGAACAGGTTGCGATACTCGCGAGGGCTTCTCCCCTGAATCCCAGAGAATCGACCTTGTAGATATCGCTGAATGTCTCGATTTTCGAGGTCGTATGGGGAAGAAAACAGAGTTTCAGGTCTTCTTCCGTCATTCCCGCACCGTCGTCGGTTACCCGGACGCGGGAAATTCCGCCGTCCTCGATCGTGACGGAAATCTCGCTGCTTCCGGCATCGAGTGAGTTGTCGATGAGTTCTCTTACCACGGAAAACGGCCGGTCGATGACCTCGCCGGCCGCTATTTTTTGCGCAACATCCTCCCGGAGGACCTTTATCCTCCGGGATGCATTCATTTCACCTTGCATGGCGCGGCTCCCTGCCGTAACGGCTATTTCTTCCGGTACAACGCCGCGCCGTATTTCTTTTAACCGCAAGGGTTAGCCGCGGAGTATAAACCGGTCAGAATGAAATTCTCGTTTCAATACTGAACGTGAAGTCGATCTCCTTCGTCACTCCGTCGGATTTGTAGACAACGTCACCGGTTGCCTGATCGCGCCTTACCGCCGTCGTCAAAAGAAGGGCGAGGTCGAGGTTCGGCGCGGCGCCATAAACGAGTTCGCCGTTGAGTACCGTGTATTCGTCGAACCAGTCGAGCTTTTTCCCTTCCGGTGAATCCTCTCCCGCAAGCATTTTCGCAAAATAAATTCTGTCGTAACCGATCGACCCGGACAAGTTTACCACAGGGATCACGTCTTTGAAAAGGGTGAATCGGGCATGAAAACTGTCTTCTCCTTCCATGAACTTGAAGCCGTCGAGGGAGTCGATGGTAATCGGAAACATATAACCCAGTTCGATCGAGAAAATCTTTTCCCAGGTGTAGCCTGCCTGTCCGTAGATTCCCATGTTGATATTGTCGAGTATGTCATCGTCGGGATTGACGATCGAATTCGCGACCGCGACCGCCGTGCTGCTGCTCGTTCTGTCATAAGCGGTGTTATAGAAGTAAGGCCTGAAGGTACCGGTGAAATACCTGAAATCGACGACATAATCGATGACGGCTACATTCCCCATAATTCCGGTGAAAAAACCGTAATTTCTCATAAAGGTATCGGGATCGTCTTCCGGGAACATGGCACCGAATGCGGGTCCGGCTTCGATTTCGGAATAGGCGCCGGTTCCGTCACTCAGAAACCACGGAATGAGACCGGCGACATCGGCAAACAGAATCACACTGAGCAGATCACTTTCGACGAACGGATAATCGACATCAAATCCGAGATTGAGAAACATCGGGTTGCCGATTTCATCCGCCGACGGCATGATTCCCGATTCTTCAGGCAGATCCGCGCCCGGATTGATATCGGCGATACAGGTCAGTCCGAATGCCAGCGGAAACGCCGGGGCGAACGGCCTGATGTATCCCCGTGCGCCGAAGATCCGCGGTGAGGTAATGATCTCGGAAATATCGTTGTTGATAAACTCGAATCCGTATTTTTCGAAGTCGAGTCCTAGATTGATACCGATACGCCTGATCGCGGGAAAATCGGATGCGTTGGAGTAATTGTTCATGATAAGACCGTGGCCGACGGTAAAATCGTCGACATTACCGACCTTGAACCATACCTCGTCCCGCATCTCCCCCCACTGAACGTACTTGATCTTGAGGAAAAGGTCCGATAGAAAATCCCCCACACCGTCGATGGGGTCACTCTGATCAAGACCGAACGACCATTCGTTATTGCCTTTCGGTTTGTACCACAGATCAGGGTCGAACATGTCCTTTTCATAGATAATTGGGAGGTAGAGTGCCATCTTGAGATCACCGATCTTGAAGGTCGGCTGGATGACGGCTTTTGCGTATGTATGTTCGCCGATGGTAATCGAACCGATCTCCATCCCGATCATTTCCTTGAGTGCCTTCACCCATTCAGGGTCTTCAGGCTTTTCCTTTTCAGCGGGTTCTTCACCGGTCCCCGTAGCGGGGCCTTTGTCAACCGGTTTTTTCTCTTTTTCCTTTTTCTCCTGTTCTTTCTTGTCTGCCGCCTCTTTCTTTTCCTTTTCCTCTTTCTCCTTGTCGGAGACTTCCGGTTCGACGGTCGGTTCCGGTTTGTCCTTTGTCTTCACCTTTTCGAGTTTGAGTTTCCGAAACTCGAGGTTTTTGCCGATGACATTCCGCCTGAAATCATCGGGTATGATTTTCGCCTCGAAGGTGTCGTCAAAGGTGTTGGCCATCGTATTTTCCCTGATGTCGATGGCTTTACCGGTTTTTTTGTTTGTCAGTTTTGCCTTTCCGTGGAGCACCCAGCATGAGTCCTCATTTTTTGTCGGGGCCAAGTACATGCCGACATCGGTCCCGCGAACACCGCACACGGCGGAGTACCCGTTGAACTGATAGCGTTCTTCTTCCGTGATGGAGGCGACAACGGCCCTGAATTTGCCAACGGTAAGCGAGAAAATATTTTTTTCAGCCGCTTCCGCCCCGATTATCGAATCAAGAGCGAACGACGACAATTCATCTATTTTTATAATGGTGGTGTCGGCGAGTTCGAGTTCCGCATATCCCCCTGAAAGGGTATGAATCGTCGCGCCGACGGGTATCTCGTATCCTTCATAAAGTGCATCCTCATAGACATACTCGCCGTCGGGAAGCTGGATATCGGTATTGAAAAAATCCATAAGCAATACCGGATAACTATCCTCCGCGTTGGCCGCGATTGACGCAAAGAGGAATACGAAAACCATAAAAAATTTTATCATTCTATGCATAATCACCCTCCAATCCTGCTAAAATGATATCGATGTTTCAAGACCCGACCGGACATCCCAATCTCCCGTGTCACCGTTATAAGCAAGCTGATAGAGAAACGAGATGATTGCCGGTCCTGTCTGATAATTGAGTTTTCCCATAATAAAAGCATCTTCGGGATTAATGAGGTTCTCGAAGGTTCGTAAAAATGCCTTGTCGTAGATTCCCTCGATCGAAAAACCCGGGACGAGGTTGTTCGGAATGGTGAGGATTCCCCTCAGATGCGGATAATTTGACGGATTATCGGTATTGCCCGGTTCCACTTCGCCAAAGGGTCCGTCAAGGACGACTCGGAAATCGAAAAGCCCCTCCATTCCCGTTCCAAGCGTGGCAAGCCACCCCATATAGCCGGGAGAAACTCCCGAAATCCGTTCGATATTATTATAATCGTCGACCCTGGTAAGATCGTAGGTGCCGTCAAAATAGTTGGGGATAAAACCTTCGCCGATAAATCTTATTTGCGCACCGTAGAGTATGAAGTTGAACAGGCTTCCCCCGAACCCGATCATCCCGCCGGCTGATTCGAATTGATATGTGGCCGCGTCGCCGAAAAGGGCCAGACCGATAATGTCCGAGGAGAGGAGGGGGAGATAGACGTCGAGGTCGTAGAAAAAGACGTTCGCATCGTCACCGAGATCCACATCGGAGTAGGCATCCGGGTTGATGTCGCCGGCGACGGTGATACCCACCTGCATCGCTTCGAAGACGGGGATGTTTGTGTAGATGAGGGGTCGGAAAAAGAGTCTGGCGCCAAGGACGTCCCAGTTGATGATATTGCCGAGAAATGTCTCGAAACCGATCAACGGAAGCCCGAAAAGTGCGCCGTCCATATCGAAACTCAGTCCGAAAACGCGGGTCTCCGGAAGGAAAAGCGAGTTCGAGTAATATCCCATGATAAACCCATTGCCGAGGGTACCGTCGTCGATCGAACCGAATTTTGCGTAAATGTCTTCTCCCTTCTGGCCGTAGCGGATATATCTGAACTTGGAGACATAGAGTTCCAGAATATTGAGAAACGTGGGGTCTGCGGGGACCCAGTCTTCATCTCTTATAATGAGTTCGTTGTTCTGAAACTGATAGTGAAACACGAGTTCGAATCCGATGCCGAACTTGCCGAAACCGAAATCGGGGCCCAAAGCGAGTTTCTGGTATGACACGGCTTCATCGTCTTCCATGAATGTTTCCACCCCCAATCCAAGATTAAACGAGAATGAAAAACCGCCGCCGTCGGATTCTTCTTCCGGCTCTTCCTGGGAAAAAAGCGGAAAAGAAATGCAGCAAAGTAATAAAACAAGTAAAAAAGGAACTATTTTTCTTCCGGGCATACCTACCTCCTTGTCACTTATAAATATAGTGCAGAAAATCGATTAATTCCAATGATCGGGGGAGGTAATTGAAACCTGTTTACCTTAACCGACGGATTTTGAAACATGCTTTGGCAACGTCGATAATGGTCAGGGTGGCCGGGATATTATCGGTCAGGAAAAACCCTGTAATTTGAATTTCAAAGTGACTTCGCCGGTATTTTTATCCACATGTACCATTTTCGATTCATCGTCGGCGATGACAGGTTTGCCCGTTGCCATCATGGTGAGTCCGCTTAAAAACTTCAGGCCGTTTTCGAGAACCTCTTCCATTATTGCCGCATCAGGGACACTCTCGTGAGAATCTATGTTTTCTTCCGCCGCATCGGATATTTTTTCTTCTTCAGCGGCTTCCTCTTTTTCAAAATCCAGTTCATTCTGTTGGGCGAGGACGCGCGGGTTGAGGTAATAGGGTGTGGAATCGGGGAGTTCTTCCGATATGTGTTTTTTTGCGGGAACCGCAAGCTGTTCTTCATCGAGCATGGACCGTATACGGTTGATAAACTCCGCTTTTTTCTCCTGTGAATAATCCACCTCATCTCCCCCGCCGTCGATTACCGCATCGAAAAGTTCCTGCTTCATGGCGATACCGGCCGCCACCCTTTCTTCGATGGAGTTTTTTGCGACAAGGTTGATGATGTTGATGCACCTGCTTCGCTGTCCGATTCTGTTCACCCTCCCGGTACGCTGATTCAGCTTTGCCGGATTCCATGGGAGTTCGAAGTTAATAACGCAATCGGCGGCCTGCAGATTGAGTCCGACTCCGCCTGCATCGGATGAGAGGAATACCATGCACGACGGATTATCTGTAAACTCATCGATCAGTTTTTGTCTTTTTTGCTGCGGGACCTTTCCGTTAAAGTCGATAAAGGGTATTTTCAGCCCTGATAAAAGCTTGCCGATCAAATATGTCATCGTGGTCCATTCACTGAAAATGACCGTTTTTCGTTTGTTTTCGATAACGAGTTCGCAAAGGATTTTTTCCAGTTCCGTGAGTTTCGGGGAGAGATTCGTCTTGCGGTCGATGAGGTAGGTGGAATCGCATACCATTCTCATGCAGAGCAGGAGTTGCTGTATGGTTCGTATATCGAACGGCGTGAGGATTTTCTTGCCCAATATGGGCATAAGCGATTGTACGTAGCCCTGGTGAATTTCGTACTGTTCCTTTGTCAGGTCGATATAATAGGTATTGGTAATCTCTTCGGGGAGACATTCGAGTACTTCTTCCTTTTTCCTGCGGATAACCAGGTTTTCGAGTTTTTTGTGTATGATATCGAGGTTTTTGTATCCGGCTATGCTTTTCCGCCTGTCGCGGAGAATTTTAAGATGGTTCGCGGCAAATATCCAGAACGGACTCAACAATTCCGGATCGGAGAACTGTAAAATAGAATAGAGATCCTCGAGTTTGTTTTCGAGGGGTGTACCGGTTATCACGATTGATTGCTTGCGGGGTATCGTCAGAATGGCCTGATGTGTTTTTGTTTCGAAGTTCTTTATCCGCTGGGCTTCATCGAGGATCACGAGGTCGGTCCTGATTCGCTGAATGACCATAATATCCCTCAAAACCGCCTCGTAATTGGTAATGAGAAAATATTCGGGTGAAGTATCATATATTTTCTGCCGTTCTCTCCTTGACCCGGCGACAATGACCGCTTTTTCATCCGTAAATCGTTCGATCTCCTTTTTCCACTGCTCTTTCAGGGACGCGGGACATACAACAAGAACCCGCTTGAAACCGAATACATCCTTTTTCAGTATCGAAATGGTAATGGCCTGCAGGGTTTTTCCGAGACCCATCTCATCAGCGATAATCACCCGTGTTTTAAACAAAGAAAACTCAACTCCTTTTTTCTGATAAGGGTAAAGCACCGTCTTTATCCGTGAATAATCGAATGAATAATTCTTTTTGACGGAGAACATTTCGTTTAAAAAAAGATAGTTTTCCACCTTTCTCGTCACGAAGTCATCGACACGGACATTCTTTTTTCCGGCCAGTTTGAGAAGCAGCAGGTAAAGTTCAGCCACGTCATTTTTTTTATACAACCCGTTTTCACTGAAATAAAGCGATAAATCTTCTTTAACGGATTTTTCAATGCGGCCGTCATAAAAATAACAGGGTTTCTGGTTATAGGAATCCCAATAGATATGAATAAAGGGCATCGTCTCTTTTTTCCCCTGTTCGAAAAAACCCCTGTCCTTTTTACACTTGTCGAAAAAACGGATGAGGTGTTTGCACAAACCGAGTCTGTTGTGCGTGAAATCGGGACAACTGCAGGTGCCCCGTTCCGTTTCAGGATCGTGAACCCTCAGGATATATTTTCTTTTATTTTTCGTTATGATTGTATGTTCACCCTTGCAGGTCTCACCGAATATGATTTCCATTTCCTCCATTTTGGCGCTTTTTCTTCTGCTTGCGATAACATCATCGCGGATCTCTTCATAACCGAGATAATCCGTTTCCTGAAATGTTTCATCCGTCTCGCTATCGTAATAATTTTCGGAAAGAAGTCTTTCGGCAATATCGAGACAAACGGCGACGATATGTTTGCATCCGCCTGCGGGATACGGGCAGTCGCAGCTTGTTCTGACACCGTTTTCAAGAGAAACATCGACCGTATAGTTGCCGTAGTTTCCATCCACCGTGTAGGAAAATAAGCCCTTTTTTGCGTCAAAGGAATTGACGGAATAATTTCCGAGATGATAGATATTCTCACCTCTTGTATGAATGACTTTCGAGTCCGCGATACGTTCCCTGATGTATTCTTTTGTCAATTGTTCCATGGCGGTAATATCACTCCATATATGAAAATTTGACTGTCATACTATCATTATTGTCCGGGTTTGAAAATATCGTATGCAACATAAGGAAAAGAAACTTCACCACTGAAGCCGTGCTTCGATAACGCCCTTGAACCCGACACGGACGACGGGATACCCCCCTTCGATGTGTTCGATATCGACGCCGGCATCGATTCCCCCTTTTATATAGCCGGTCCCAGGGTAGGTAAATGTCGTCGTGTGGCCGAGAAGAATCGTGAGGGGATGAAAGGATTCCTCATCCGGTGAATCCTTGAAGGTGAGACCCAAACGCTCTTCATGAGCGATGAATGCGTCTTCCACATTCCCGCTTTCGGTAAAAGGAAAAGAAAGTCCGTTCCGGGGTACGACTCGCCATTCGAATGCGAGGGTTGCCGTATCGCTTAAAAGATACATCTTGTCCTCTGAAATTTTCAGCTGGTTGTCGATAGAGAAACGGTTCTGTTTCTCGTCGATAAAACGCACGTAATTACCGATAGATATATCCCATATCAGGGTACTTTCACTCTCGGAGAAATCGAGGTTCACCGACGTCACATATTCATCGACCGTATAAAAATCAAAAAAGCGGTATGCACCGAATTTACCGAACAGGTTGATGGCATGAATCCGGGTAGCGAGATTGTAGCGATTGACAAAATCGTAAAGATCCGTTTGTTTTTTCATTTCCTTGCTCATTGTGTATTCAAGTGAAGAAGGAACAAACAAATCATACAAATGCGAGCCGAAATCCCTGGATAAAGCAAGGGTAACGGCAGGTATATATGTCGCCGAGGTGCACCCGGTATCTTCGGTCACCATCCTGAATGTCTCTTCGCTTTGTGCGGAAAATAATTCAAGAAACGGCAGCTGATTGAAGAGATACGGATGTTCGACAATTGTCGTACCCCACGCGGCAATATCGTCGGTCAACCCCCCGATCCCCCCTTCGACCTGCTCGACTGCGAGTGACCTCCGGTAACCGGGGGTCAGTATGAAGAGTGCTTTTTCATTGCGTCTCAATGTGATCGGGAACGAAAGCGAATAGGACATACCGGGGCCGAAGGTTCTTTGCGTTTCGGTAACATTATCGCTGATCCAGGTGACGCCGGTTGCCCACTCGAGGCCGACGGGAAGGACGGGAAGGCTGAGAACGGTTGAAAACGCCTGTTTCCGTTGACCGATCATCCCCGTATCCGAGGAAACGATGTATCGCCATGCGGAAATCCAGGCAGGGAGATACCACTCGCCGGGCCGGATAATATCGGTATAATACTCGCTGTATGATTCGGTGAGGAGGAGATCGAAACTGTCGGCAGCGGAAAATCCGGTAACCAATCCCCAATTTTGCAGAACGGTTTTTTCTCGGCAGGTTGCCTCTGTCGTGATATGGCCGGAGAACGCACCGTCTCCGGTGCCGACCTCGAGGGAATCCGCCCGGTAGATATCGGTTCCCCCGTTGCCGGGAAGCTGTGTAAACGTATCGGTAAAGGAGAGGACGCACTCGTCTTTCGGTATCTGCAATTTGTGGCCGCCCGTGACGTTGACCGTATCTTCCGATCCCTCGATGAGAAGGTGGGCGTCGAGGCCGGATGCGAGAAGGCCGATCGAGAGTTCGGAAAGGGAAGAAAAACTCCCGGAAGACTCGTATTGCCCGTAAAGGGGAGAAAATCCTTCGGTGACAAACATGGCTTTTTCCCTGAACCTCAGGTCGGAAACGAGAGGAAAATCATCGATCGTCACGATATCCCCCTCGATATTGATTTCGGCATCGAACCCGAAGGCGGCGCCCAGTGAGGTAACGGGCCTTTTCAGATGAATCTCATCGATAAAGAGGGTGCCGTCCTGGCCGGACGATAGTGACGTGTAGCCGATACCGAAACGCGAGATGGTCGTGTAATCGTTATCGGCGGAGAGGTTCCAATCGACCCGCTCTCCTCCGAGATATATCTCTTTTGTATCGAGTTCGATAGTGACTTCCCGCCATTCGGGAATGAGATCCAGATCGGATGCCGGTATCGTGACGACAATCCCGGCATCCGATGAATCGAGCAGGGAAAAGACGAGTTCGCCGTTTCCCGCGCCGGTCAGTTCCGTGATGGCGAGGTAAAAAGTGACTTCATCGTAGCGGATCCCACCTGTGTCCGGGAGTGAGTAATTGATGCATTCCCAGCTTTCATCGGCATCGAGGTCGTCCCACGTTATCTCGCATACCTTTTGTTCCTCCCCCGCGGGATGAAAGATTTCCCGTACCGCTGCGTATTCACCGGCAAGGGGCACGGGGGGCTTGAGGGGCGCCAGATACTCGTCGATTTCCCTTACCGAAACCCTCTCGCCGTTATTGTCGCCGGTTGTGATTTCTTTCCAGAAGTGGGGGCCCGAAAGATAGATCCGGTCTATGAGGAGTTTTCCGGTCACATCCCCCCCGGTAGAATCGGTCAGGACAACACGGAGAAAGTTCGACCGCACGAGAAGTTCCCGCTGGGAATCGGAGAGGAATGCGGTATATGACTGCCAGCCTGTTGTCGACGGTGTCAGACCGATGGGGGAGGTGGTGACGAGTCGTCCCGGTGCTTCGGGATCGAGCAGAAAATTCCCGTCGGTATCTTCAGAGTTTCGCGTCCCGTTGCCTTCGCCTTCCGGGCCGCCGCCTATTTTGAGAATGGCGGCGGCCGAGGTGTCGTCAAACGAATATCCCGTGGAGGAAGGGGAACTCTCGCCGTCGAGGCGGCCGTCGCCGTCGATATCCTCATCGATCTCGCCGATCTGAAGGGTTAGTTCGATATCGCCGCTCAAATCAATGCTTCTGTATGAAATGGTGATGCTTTCAATCCCCGTAAGATCGACCGGTCCGTATCCCGGGTCAGCGGGAATCTGGATACCGACCCAGTCGTCATCGCCGGGCATTGAAAAATCCATGACGAGACTCGATCTGTTTCGCGATACGGCACTTCCCCTGACTTCATAGGGACCTGTTTTCGAACCGGTCCGGTAGGGGTAGATCTGGTCATCCGGAATATCCCAGGTAATCTCTTTCAGCGTCACATCTCCCAGAAGCCCGTATTCACGGTAGTTTTTGTAAAAGAGACGTCCCCGGTCCGCAAGCGACAATGCGGGCTCGTAGGGGGCGGGAAGTGAAGAAGGGGTTACCGTGTTTTCAGACAATACCATGTCCATTCCGCCTTTTTCCATGCCGAGAAGCCTGAATATGCCGGTCGTGTCGGGATTGGTAAATGAAACCCCCGCATTTGCCGTAAGGGTAAGCCAGTCGAGTGCCGTCGAAAACGAACAGGAGCCGAGTAACGAACCCATTTTCGAGTAGGCCTGTTCGGTGTAGGAGCCGGGAAGCGCGTTCCATCTGAGACCCGCCGACAGCATCAGGGTGGTCGTATCATTCAATAATGTCTTGTTGCCCCAGGCAAAGAGGAGATCTCCGTTCTCCATGGTTTCGGCGCGGGTCCTGTATATGACCTCGATCCGGTCGATCGGAGAAATATCGGTGAGAAAGGTGAGGATACCTGCGGTGAAGTCGACTTCGAATCGCGTTTCCTTTATCCCGTTGCGTATCACGTAGACCGAACCGGGAATGATATCCGGTTCGAGGAGGTAATATTGCAGGGGATTCTTTATTGTGACAAGAATTTCGTAATCCGTATGTATCCCCGTTACGTCCCTTCGGGGGCCGTATATAACCGATGCCGGATCGGGGAAGGGATACCGGTTACGAAAATCCCCCTTCGGATTGCTGTCATAGAATGCGATAATTCTGTTATACATCGTATCAGGGCTGAAATCGACATCCCACGGCAGACCTGTTTTCTCGCGTGTCCCCCCTTTTTGGACGAGCGAGATATCGACGAGCCCGGGGGAAGACGGCAAAGCGTCGGTAAATGGGTAGGAACCCGATAGTTCGAAAGGCGAAAATACCCCCTTTTCCCAGAGAAGGAGGGAGTCGAATGAGCCGTTCAGGGTAATTCGTCGTGCCCCCATATCCTGGGTCAGGTGTACTCCCATATCGAAATAAAAACGTACCGGCGGGGCGGAAATATCGATATTGCCGTCGGCATCCTCGCCGGGCAGGGCATCGACTCCCAATCCGGGATCGTCGGTTCCCACTTCATACCCGTTTTTTTTGTAATAAACGAGTATTCTGCCTTTGCGGTATTCTTTGAGGGAAACGGTACCGGCTGCCGAATCGAGAACGACTTCATCGAATGTCGCTTTTCGGTATGTCCTGCCGTCGGACCCCGACAAGGTTCCCTTGTCATTGTCTTCGAGATACACCGATAGGTCGGTGACATTTGAGTCGGGAAGCAGGAAGAACCGCCCTCGCATATATTGTTCGGGAACGAAACGTATCTCCTCGATTTCCCGGAGTCCCTCGAAGGTTTTCTTTTTCTCTTCGCTGTATTCATACCGGAGAAGCAATTCATGGGTAGCCGCCGGTGTCTGAAAGAGGACTTCCGCGCCGAGCGATGAGTTTTCGATATCGGCGATATTCAGAAACGGATAGGGCGAGATATTGATATCGGTATTGCCGATATACACATGCTGCAGCAGTTCCCCCTCCTTGCCCTCGTATCCGGCAATGATGAGATTGTCCGTCA comes from Spirochaetales bacterium and encodes:
- the mutL gene encoding DNA mismatch repair endonuclease MutL, with the translated sequence MQGEMNASRRIKVLREDVAQKIAAGEVIDRPFSVVRELIDNSLDAGSSEISVTIEDGGISRVRVTDDGAGMTEEDLKLCFLPHTTSKIETFSDIYKVDSLGFRGEALASIATCSRLEIISTAPGAECGNRLIVHGGKLVSLEPRAAAKGTTVDAGDLFHNMPARKKFLKSVSGESAMCRAVYIDKALPFPGVGFRYFSNNTLKISLPATDPVARVAAAYGDGIPPSSLHILEESAPHFSLRLIAASPSVCKKDKRYIQIFVNKRRVYEYGLIQAVEYGYRSSMPGKDYPVAFVFLDIEPELVDFNIHPAKKECRIRIIPQIRSVLITLLTTFLSRFHIGISTRTSFVTGDTENQKPLVFDTASGVVKEKSFPFSGGLSSDKARETIKNDRTASFAEEKIVTTIVPHYLGRAFGLFLVAEYGENLYLVDQHAAHERLLFDELKEKDASAQELLFPVSFDLTPDEETQLSADMKSFESLGIRLEKVGTACYEITALPAHYHSIPSSDLIELLKGNNGTIEEIEHRLCSLAACRGAIKDGDEVDSITATEILKGVFALQDARCPHGRPLWYRISKEELFRIVGRK
- a CDS encoding FecR domain-containing protein, with the translated sequence MIKFFMVFVFLFASIAANAEDSYPVLLMDFFNTDIQLPDGEYVYEDALYEGYEIPVGATIHTLSGGYAELELADTTIIKIDELSSFALDSIIGAEAAEKNIFSLTVGKFRAVVASITEEERYQFNGYSAVCGVRGTDVGMYLAPTKNEDSCWVLHGKAKLTNKKTGKAIDIRENTMANTFDDTFEAKIIPDDFRRNVIGKNLEFRKLKLEKVKTKDKPEPTVEPEVSDKEKEEKEKKEAADKKEQEKKEKEKKPVDKGPATGTGEEPAEKEKPEDPEWVKALKEMIGMEIGSITIGEHTYAKAVIQPTFKIGDLKMALYLPIIYEKDMFDPDLWYKPKGNNEWSFGLDQSDPIDGVGDFLSDLFLKIKYVQWGEMRDEVWFKVGNVDDFTVGHGLIMNNYSNASDFPAIRRIGINLGLDFEKYGFEFINNDISEIITSPRIFGARGYIRPFAPAFPLAFGLTCIADINPGADLPEESGIMPSADEIGNPMFLNLGFDVDYPFVESDLLSVILFADVAGLIPWFLSDGTGAYSEIEAGPAFGAMFPEDDPDTFMRNYGFFTGIMGNVAVIDYVVDFRYFTGTFRPYFYNTAYDRTSSSTAVAVANSIVNPDDDILDNINMGIYGQAGYTWEKIFSIELGYMFPITIDSLDGFKFMEGEDSFHARFTLFKDVIPVVNLSGSIGYDRIYFAKMLAGEDSPEGKKLDWFDEYTVLNGELVYGAAPNLDLALLLTTAVRRDQATGDVVYKSDGVTKEIDFTFSIETRISF